From Pseudomonas fluorescens:
GGCCGGGCAGGGCGAGCCGTTGCTATTGATCCATGGCTTCCCAACCGCCAGTTGGGACTGGCATTACCTGTGGCAGCCCCTGGCCCAGCGTAACCTGGTGATCGCCTGCGACATGCTCGGGTTTGGCGATTCAGCCAAGCCGCTGGACCACACCTATTGCCTGTTGGAACAGGCGGATGTGCAACAGGCGCTGCTCGAGCACCTGGGCGTGCAGCAGCCGGTGCACGTGTTGGCCCATGACTACGGTGACAGCGTCGCCCAGGAGTTGCTGGCGCGGCACTACGAAGGCCGGTTTCAGATGGCCAGTTGTGTGTTTCTCAACGGCGGGTTGTTCCCCGAAACCCATCGCGCGGCGTTGGTACAGAAACTGTTGCTCAGCCCCGTGGGCTGGATGATCGGCCGCGCGTTCGGGCGCAGCGCCTTGTCCGACAGCTTCAACCAGATTTTCGGCCCCGACACCCTCCCCAGCGAAA
This genomic window contains:
- a CDS encoding alpha/beta fold hydrolase, which translates into the protein MPLAEIPLRAWRKRGQDFVFRGRTLRYWVAGQGEPLLLIHGFPTASWDWHYLWQPLAQRNLVIACDMLGFGDSAKPLDHTYCLLEQADVQQALLEHLGVQQPVHVLAHDYGDSVAQELLARHYEGRFQMASCVFLNGGLFPETHRAALVQKLLLSPVGWMIGRAFGRSALSDSFNQIFGPDTLPSESALDDFWSLINCNDGPRILHKLIAYIPQRRRLRERWVEAMQRGEVPLRVIDGEIDPISGAHMVERYQQLVPHADTVLLANIGHYPQIEAPVQVLKHYLAFRERIGQAAPRRAYS